In Marinobacter antarcticus, one genomic interval encodes:
- a CDS encoding SpoIIAA family protein, which translates to MLQQVSAPDHVIALSLDGKLTGEDIRAYQSIFERKLQQRPQVGVYVDLTALSDMSANALVEGAKADMELFSHTSQLNRCALVSDKEWPQTIVSFAQQLFPVLDIRIFPSSRSEEALIWAADTSAAPVRKGAAIRFLPTTKDNVLAFEVDGVMSSEEMPGVIRKLEDFFAGQSKVRLLNRMKHFGGFDPSILMQSGLFSMKLSAMEKVERYAIVGAPGWMRKVIDTMNPFFPDIDMQTFPADREDDAWAWLEAEPVK; encoded by the coding sequence ATGTTGCAACAAGTCTCGGCCCCAGATCATGTCATTGCCTTATCGCTTGATGGAAAGCTGACCGGTGAAGATATTCGGGCATACCAGAGTATCTTTGAAAGAAAGCTGCAACAGCGCCCACAGGTAGGCGTTTATGTCGACCTCACAGCGCTGTCTGACATGAGTGCAAACGCCCTGGTTGAAGGCGCCAAGGCTGACATGGAGCTATTCAGCCACACAAGCCAGCTGAACCGATGTGCTTTGGTGTCAGATAAAGAGTGGCCGCAAACGATTGTCTCTTTTGCGCAACAACTATTCCCGGTGTTAGACATTAGGATTTTCCCATCCAGCCGGAGTGAAGAGGCACTGATATGGGCAGCAGACACCTCCGCGGCACCTGTAAGGAAGGGAGCCGCCATCCGATTTCTGCCAACCACCAAGGACAACGTGCTCGCCTTTGAGGTTGATGGCGTAATGTCATCAGAGGAAATGCCCGGCGTGATCAGGAAACTGGAAGACTTCTTTGCGGGCCAAAGCAAGGTGCGGCTGCTCAACCGGATGAAGCATTTCGGTGGCTTCGACCCGTCCATCCTCATGCAGAGCGGTCTCTTCTCAATGAAGCTATCTGCTATGGAAAAGGTCGAACGGTACGCCATTGTCGGGGCACCCGGCTGGATGCGAAAGGTAATTGACACCATGAATCCGTTTTTCCCCGATATCGACATGCAGACTTTCCCGGCAGATCGGGAAGATGATGCCTGGGCATGGCTTGAGGCCGAACCGGTAAAGTGA
- a CDS encoding universal stress protein encodes MKIMIAYDGSRNAKLALAQTITMFRELKPQITLVAVAENPRDITAGNEDMFQEELSELKRNLLEAQAVCEKEEVAAETLLLDGDARKMLLYAAEKKIHPDMLVIARHSHEPDGGFIARSLTYFVDELDYMTFGSVSSFLARRIQCPLLILPSR; translated from the coding sequence ATGAAAATCATGATTGCCTACGACGGCTCCAGGAACGCAAAACTGGCACTGGCCCAGACGATTACGATGTTCCGCGAGCTGAAACCACAGATCACCCTGGTGGCTGTGGCAGAAAACCCCAGGGACATCACCGCCGGTAACGAAGACATGTTTCAGGAAGAGTTGTCTGAACTTAAACGGAATCTTCTTGAGGCGCAGGCGGTCTGCGAGAAAGAGGAAGTTGCTGCAGAAACGCTGCTTCTGGATGGCGATGCCCGCAAGATGCTGCTTTATGCCGCCGAGAAGAAAATTCATCCTGATATGCTGGTTATCGCACGCCACAGCCATGAGCCGGATGGCGGATTCATTGCCCGCTCGCTGACCTATTTCGTCGATGAGCTGGATTACATGACCTTTGGCAGCGTGAGCTCCTTTCTTGCCCGCCGTATTCAGTGCCCCTTATTGATCCTGCCTAGCCGTTAA
- a CDS encoding MFS transporter produces the protein MKVADVFHFKNAEIKALHLTWIAFFITFYVWFNMAPLASSMLKSVDWLTPDDLRLFAICNVALTIPARIIVGMALDRFGPRRVFSILMVLMSIPALTFAFGNTMTQLLVSRLVLSSIGASFVVGIHMTAMWFKPRDIGFAEGFYAGWGNFGSAAAALTLPTIALQMYGGDDGWRWAIAQSAIVMALYGVYYWFAVTDGPVGTVHRKPRKATALEVSTWGDMVKLILWTIPLVGVLAILVWRIQNMGYLSMTGAVISYLVIVAIVCYQVVQILRVNVPILKKGVPEDDKYPFNSVAALNSTYFANFGAELAVVSMLPMFFEETWSLGAAAAGMVAASFAFVNLVARPMGGMVSDRMGNRRFVMLSYMFGISVGFALMGLLNSSWPLIIAVGITVFTSFFVQGAEGATFGIIPSIKRRLTGQISGMAGAYGNVGAVVYLTIFTFVTPSQFFFIIAGGAFVSWLLCMLWLKEPESGFAEEYEVSSVDLQIEDEERSRQAALGQT, from the coding sequence ATGAAAGTTGCAGATGTATTCCATTTCAAAAATGCGGAGATCAAGGCGCTCCACCTGACCTGGATCGCCTTCTTCATTACTTTTTACGTGTGGTTCAACATGGCGCCGCTGGCGTCCAGCATGCTCAAGAGCGTGGACTGGCTGACCCCGGACGATCTGCGCCTGTTCGCTATCTGCAACGTTGCGCTGACAATCCCCGCGCGCATCATTGTCGGCATGGCTCTTGACCGTTTTGGCCCGCGACGGGTGTTCTCGATACTGATGGTTCTGATGTCAATTCCGGCCCTTACCTTCGCATTTGGCAACACCATGACACAGCTGCTGGTCAGCCGTCTGGTGCTCAGCTCCATAGGCGCCAGCTTTGTGGTAGGTATCCACATGACAGCCATGTGGTTCAAGCCCCGCGACATTGGCTTTGCCGAGGGTTTCTACGCAGGCTGGGGTAACTTTGGTTCCGCAGCGGCGGCGCTGACCCTACCCACCATTGCTCTGCAAATGTACGGCGGCGACGATGGCTGGCGCTGGGCTATTGCCCAGAGCGCTATTGTGATGGCGCTTTACGGTGTGTACTACTGGTTTGCCGTTACCGATGGCCCTGTTGGAACCGTGCATCGCAAGCCGCGTAAAGCGACCGCGCTGGAAGTCAGCACCTGGGGCGACATGGTCAAACTGATTCTGTGGACCATTCCTCTGGTTGGCGTTCTGGCCATTCTGGTATGGCGTATCCAGAATATGGGTTACCTGAGTATGACCGGTGCGGTGATCAGCTACTTAGTGATTGTTGCGATTGTGTGTTATCAGGTTGTGCAGATTCTAAGGGTGAACGTGCCTATCCTGAAAAAGGGCGTGCCCGAGGACGACAAGTACCCGTTCAACAGTGTTGCAGCGCTGAACAGCACCTACTTTGCCAACTTTGGTGCAGAGCTGGCGGTTGTCTCCATGCTACCGATGTTCTTCGAGGAAACCTGGAGCCTGGGTGCCGCCGCCGCAGGTATGGTTGCAGCGTCCTTCGCTTTTGTGAACCTGGTTGCCCGCCCCATGGGTGGCATGGTTTCCGACCGTATGGGTAACCGTCGCTTTGTGATGCTCAGCTACATGTTTGGTATTTCGGTTGGCTTCGCGCTAATGGGGCTGCTTAACTCCAGCTGGCCGCTGATCATTGCCGTGGGTATCACTGTGTTTACGTCTTTCTTTGTTCAGGGTGCAGAGGGCGCAACCTTTGGTATTATCCCGTCTATCAAGCGCCGTCTGACCGGGCAGATTTCAGGTATGGCGGGTGCCTATGGCAACGTCGGTGCGGTGGTTTACCTGACCATCTTTACCTTCGTAACACCAAGCCAGTTCTTCTTCATCATTGCTGGCGGCGCCTTTGTGAGCTGGCTGCTGTGCATGTTATGGCTGAAAGAGCCGGAGTCCGGCTTTGCTGAAGAGTACGAGGTGTCCTCTGTAGACCTTCAGATCGAAGACGAAGAGCGCAGTCGCCAGGCGGCGCTTGGTCAGACCTGA
- a CDS encoding MFS transporter, producing MISPTRPQQNRALGLSTLAFTLCFAVWTIFSIIGIRLAEDLNLSDTQLGLLMATPILTGSISRLFLGIWTDRYGGRWVFGILMLTTSACVYLLTFATTYPMLLVGALGVGLAGGAFIVGVAYTAAWFEPARQGTALGIFGAGNVGAAVTNFGAPFLLVAFGWETTAQIYASVLAVMGVVFILLAKEDPVSAGRKDGEQQRSFMEQMEPLRDLRVWRFALYYFFVFGAFVALALWLPHFLIGVYGLDIRTAGMIAALYTIPASLFRILGGWMSDRFGARRVMYWTFIASVVCTFLLSYPPTDYVVHGIDGDVRFRLEMSLPVFVALIFTLGFFMSLGKAAVYKHIPVYYPTHVGAVGGVVGMIGGLGGFILPLTFGVLNDITGIWQSCFMLMFIIATAALAWMHYAIRSVERVEWAANQEQTDLPELASPQLFYPLNRKHSQDSGAGSPLKKGN from the coding sequence ATGATTTCACCAACCAGGCCGCAGCAGAACCGCGCACTGGGCCTTTCCACACTGGCTTTCACGCTCTGTTTCGCTGTATGGACGATTTTTTCCATTATCGGCATCCGCCTTGCCGAAGATTTGAATCTTTCGGACACCCAACTTGGCCTGCTGATGGCCACACCCATCCTGACCGGTTCAATCAGCCGGCTGTTCCTTGGTATATGGACTGATCGTTACGGCGGGCGCTGGGTATTCGGCATACTCATGCTGACAACATCAGCCTGTGTTTACCTGCTGACCTTTGCCACTACCTATCCCATGCTACTGGTTGGTGCACTGGGAGTTGGCCTTGCCGGTGGGGCGTTCATTGTGGGCGTGGCCTATACCGCTGCCTGGTTTGAACCCGCTCGCCAGGGCACGGCTCTGGGCATCTTCGGCGCGGGCAACGTCGGCGCCGCAGTAACCAATTTCGGCGCACCCTTTTTGCTGGTGGCTTTTGGATGGGAAACCACCGCCCAGATCTATGCGTCTGTGCTGGCGGTTATGGGTGTTGTTTTTATCCTTCTGGCAAAAGAAGACCCGGTTTCTGCTGGCCGTAAGGATGGCGAGCAGCAACGTTCGTTTATGGAGCAGATGGAACCGCTGAGGGATCTGCGGGTCTGGCGCTTTGCTCTTTACTATTTTTTCGTATTCGGAGCCTTTGTGGCTCTGGCATTGTGGCTGCCACACTTTCTGATTGGCGTTTACGGCCTGGACATAAGAACCGCCGGCATGATCGCCGCGCTCTACACCATTCCGGCATCCCTGTTCCGCATTCTGGGTGGCTGGATGTCCGACCGCTTCGGCGCGCGGCGTGTGATGTACTGGACCTTTATCGCATCGGTCGTCTGCACCTTCCTGCTGAGTTACCCACCTACAGATTACGTGGTACATGGCATCGACGGCGACGTTCGCTTCCGACTGGAAATGAGCCTGCCGGTGTTCGTGGCGCTGATTTTCACCCTGGGCTTTTTTATGTCCCTCGGCAAAGCGGCCGTTTACAAACACATACCTGTTTACTACCCCACGCATGTGGGTGCTGTTGGTGGCGTAGTCGGAATGATTGGCGGGCTGGGCGGGTTTATCCTGCCACTCACCTTTGGTGTTCTGAATGACATTACGGGCATCTGGCAGAGCTGTTTTATGCTGATGTTCATAATTGCTACTGCCGCACTGGCCTGGATGCATTACGCCATCCGCTCTGTCGAACGGGTCGAGTGGGCAGCAAATCAGGAACAGACTGATTTGCCGGAACTGGCATCACCACAACTCTTCTATCCGCTAAACCGGAAGCACAGCCAAGACAGCGGCGCGGGGTCACCACTAAAAAAAGGGAACTGA